Proteins co-encoded in one Desulfitobacterium hafniense DCB-2 genomic window:
- a CDS encoding NlpC/P60 family protein, whose translation MHFKESLSRFKVSASDQVQKIAKNVSWKSPRVLGSLTVTLVLTGSLGFYFLTTTAAAAVMINGQQVGYVADSQSGQTLVDTFLQEKGEPYGVVAKTRDQINYENVRIKNSAYKASEIKEENLASSLNYYLEGYKVLANGTPIAYLPSKEEADKLLKQYEEYYSKSSDENKITSVSFLEDITIEKVSIQPSQMTSLELAYEQLIEGQVTTKEYTVEEKDSWWLIARKNNMLTAEVLAGNPGATEDTVIKPGDVLKLVTVEPYLTVVSQGTYSGQEIIPYDVVTKTDYKLNPGQTKVVTKGSNGSKIVTYSYEQRNGVEVAKKVLDEKIVEKPVDEVVAKGPSKQTVNVASATSRGSANGSSLVERALSFQGTKYVFGGTSTSGFDCSGFTKYIYSGSGISLPRTSFDQFNSGSSVSKDNLQAGDLVFFSTYASGASHVGIYIGNGKFVHAANPGSGVKVSGVSDSFYGPRYLGARRY comes from the coding sequence ATGCATTTTAAGGAAAGCTTGTCTCGATTCAAGGTTTCAGCGTCCGACCAAGTTCAAAAAATTGCAAAAAACGTTTCTTGGAAATCGCCTCGTGTTCTTGGCTCTTTAACAGTAACCCTTGTTCTGACCGGCAGCCTGGGATTTTATTTTCTAACGACGACCGCTGCGGCGGCGGTGATGATCAACGGCCAGCAAGTGGGCTATGTGGCAGATTCACAAAGCGGACAAACCCTTGTGGATACATTCCTCCAGGAAAAAGGGGAGCCCTATGGTGTCGTTGCCAAGACACGGGACCAGATCAACTACGAAAATGTCCGCATCAAAAACAGCGCCTATAAAGCTTCAGAAATCAAGGAAGAAAATTTAGCCAGCTCTTTGAATTATTATCTGGAAGGCTACAAAGTTCTGGCGAATGGAACACCCATAGCTTACTTACCCAGTAAAGAAGAGGCGGACAAATTACTTAAGCAATACGAAGAGTACTATTCCAAATCCAGTGATGAAAACAAAATTACTTCTGTCAGCTTTTTAGAAGACATAACTATTGAAAAGGTTTCCATTCAGCCCAGCCAAATGACTTCCCTGGAGCTGGCTTATGAACAGCTCATCGAAGGCCAGGTTACCACAAAAGAGTATACTGTAGAGGAAAAAGACTCCTGGTGGTTGATCGCCCGCAAAAATAATATGTTGACCGCCGAAGTTCTGGCGGGGAATCCCGGGGCAACTGAAGACACTGTGATCAAACCGGGAGATGTGCTCAAACTTGTCACTGTTGAACCTTATCTGACTGTCGTAAGCCAAGGTACATATTCCGGTCAGGAGATCATTCCTTATGACGTAGTCACTAAAACTGATTATAAACTTAACCCAGGCCAAACCAAAGTTGTCACCAAAGGCAGTAACGGTTCCAAAATCGTAACCTATTCTTATGAGCAGAGAAACGGTGTCGAGGTAGCCAAAAAAGTTCTCGATGAGAAGATCGTCGAGAAACCCGTTGATGAAGTCGTTGCTAAAGGTCCCAGCAAGCAAACAGTCAATGTAGCCTCTGCCACCTCCCGGGGCAGTGCCAATGGTTCTTCCCTTGTCGAGCGGGCTCTCAGCTTTCAAGGTACAAAATATGTTTTCGGAGGTACCAGTACCAGCGGTTTTGATTGCTCCGGCTTTACCAAGTACATCTATTCCGGGTCCGGGATCTCCCTTCCCCGAACATCCTTTGACCAATTCAATTCAGGCTCATCTGTGAGCAAAGATAATTTACAAGCGGGAGACTTGGTCTTCTTCAGCACCTATGCTTCCGGAGCCTCTCATGTAGGTATCTACATCGGTAACGGCAAGTTTGTTCATGCTGCCAATCCCGGAAGTGGGGTTAAGGTTTCCGGAGTAAGCGACAGCTTCTATGGCCCCCGCTATTTGGGAGCACGCCGCTACTAG
- a CDS encoding nuclease-related domain-containing protein: MFFWNRKKATKKISPEPEAAQEVWQRKKYRTNYYTYNSAKERGSLRSKKQRKHEIGEYKLEVGLAHLPRCFRRLSNLLLGTKGRFHQIDHVLISPYGIFLLEANNLSGLIVGEETESKWYQAITWRVKTFPNPIMENQVRVQMLQELAGLDQTIPVFSYVTFNRSCSLKVFSGMVFYDIDLPASIMQLAQNQPAVLSDEEILELVERIEKINLTDLGLRNEYAARQRRERMQYRPKYGDIRCSICQKAVNERMARYCLNRPEKFAWKIYCEKHQREMTRVVRREGGREGHGPYPESTDSKKESMD, translated from the coding sequence TTGTTCTTTTGGAATCGAAAAAAAGCAACAAAAAAAATATCTCCTGAACCGGAAGCGGCTCAGGAGGTTTGGCAAAGGAAGAAATATAGAACCAATTATTATACTTATAACTCGGCAAAGGAAAGAGGCTCCCTGCGGAGCAAGAAACAGCGTAAACATGAAATAGGTGAATATAAGCTTGAAGTGGGGCTTGCCCATTTACCAAGATGCTTTCGCCGGCTGAGCAATCTCCTGTTAGGAACCAAGGGACGCTTCCACCAGATTGATCATGTTCTGATCTCCCCTTATGGAATTTTTCTTTTAGAAGCCAATAATTTGTCGGGACTGATCGTGGGGGAAGAAACGGAATCCAAGTGGTATCAGGCGATTACCTGGAGGGTGAAGACCTTTCCCAATCCGATCATGGAGAACCAGGTCCGGGTTCAGATGCTGCAGGAGCTGGCGGGGCTTGATCAAACTATTCCCGTGTTTTCCTATGTGACCTTTAACCGGAGTTGCAGCCTGAAAGTCTTTTCGGGTATGGTCTTTTATGATATAGATCTGCCGGCTTCAATCATGCAGCTGGCCCAGAATCAGCCCGCGGTGCTCAGTGATGAGGAGATCCTTGAGCTCGTGGAGAGGATCGAAAAAATCAATCTGACCGATCTGGGCCTTCGCAATGAGTATGCGGCCCGTCAGCGCCGGGAAAGAATGCAGTACAGACCCAAGTATGGAGATATTCGCTGCAGTATTTGTCAAAAGGCTGTCAACGAGCGCATGGCCCGGTATTGTTTAAACCGGCCTGAAAAATTCGCCTGGAAAATCTATTGCGAAAAACATCAACGGGAAATGACCCGGGTGGTGAGACGGGAAGGGGGGAGAGAAGGCCATGGTCCATATCCTGAATCTACAGACTCAAAAAAGGAATCAATGGATTGA
- a CDS encoding secondary thiamine-phosphate synthase enzyme YjbQ — MVHILNLQTQKRNQWIDITSLIEGFLQNFQFKDGVAIIYCPHTTAGITINENADPDVCRDLLRRLDELCPWDMAQDRHGEGNSAAHLKASLMGSSQTVIVKDGRLLLGRWQGVYFCEFDGPRSRQCFVKFIG; from the coding sequence ATGGTCCATATCCTGAATCTACAGACTCAAAAAAGGAATCAATGGATTGATATTACTTCTTTAATAGAAGGTTTTTTGCAAAATTTCCAGTTCAAGGATGGGGTGGCGATTATTTATTGTCCTCACACTACAGCGGGAATCACGATCAATGAGAATGCTGATCCCGATGTTTGCCGTGATCTTCTGAGGCGGCTGGATGAGCTCTGCCCTTGGGATATGGCTCAGGATAGGCATGGGGAAGGAAATTCGGCAGCCCATTTGAAGGCCAGCCTTATGGGGAGCTCTCAGACCGTCATCGTTAAGGATGGCCGGCTGCTTTTAGGCCGTTGGCAAGGGGTTTATTTTTGTGAATTTGATGGCCCCCGCTCCCGGCAGTGTTTTGTGAAGTTTATAGGTTGA
- a CDS encoding DMT family transporter — MNELIVVKGEEKAQNIRTKAVRGTILTLIGGISWGFSGACGQYLFSVKGIDPHWVTVVRMLTAGLLLFCLVLFKYREQMVGLLSNKRDRRTLIVFSIFGLIACQYTYLLAISHSNAGTATVLQYLGPLLIMIFVCGMDRRLPTKTEGVAIALAVTGTFLLATHGNVSNLVISTQGLFWGLMAALGLMLYTIIPGKIINKWGSIVVTGCGMLMGGSILLVVIRPWQIPVSLDWQVFWGMLAIIVIGTVVSFTLYLQGVSDIGPVKASMIASVEPVSAALFSAFWLNTAFVWIDMVGFALIITTVILLTRQGSSRD, encoded by the coding sequence ATGAATGAACTTATAGTTGTAAAGGGTGAAGAAAAGGCTCAAAATATCAGGACCAAAGCTGTCAGAGGGACGATACTGACACTTATCGGCGGGATTAGCTGGGGGTTTTCCGGTGCCTGCGGACAATATCTTTTTTCGGTGAAGGGCATCGACCCTCATTGGGTTACCGTGGTACGGATGCTTACGGCAGGATTGCTCTTATTTTGTTTGGTTTTATTTAAATACAGGGAGCAAATGGTCGGGTTGCTCAGCAATAAAAGGGACCGCCGGACCCTCATTGTTTTTAGTATATTTGGGCTGATCGCCTGTCAATATACTTATCTGTTGGCCATATCCCACAGCAATGCGGGAACGGCAACGGTGCTGCAGTACTTGGGACCCTTACTAATTATGATTTTCGTTTGCGGAATGGACAGGCGGCTGCCCACGAAGACAGAAGGGGTGGCGATTGCTTTAGCTGTAACCGGCACCTTTTTATTGGCCACCCATGGCAATGTCAGCAACCTGGTCATATCGACCCAAGGCCTTTTCTGGGGCCTGATGGCCGCTTTGGGATTGATGCTGTACACCATAATTCCAGGGAAAATTATTAACAAATGGGGGAGCATCGTCGTTACGGGCTGTGGTATGTTGATGGGCGGGTCGATTTTGCTTGTGGTTATCCGGCCCTGGCAAATTCCCGTCTCCCTGGATTGGCAGGTGTTTTGGGGGATGCTGGCGATCATCGTCATCGGAACGGTGGTGTCCTTTACCCTGTATTTACAGGGGGTTAGTGATATCGGGCCGGTAAAGGCCAGTATGATCGCCAGCGTAGAGCCCGTGTCGGCCGCTTTGTTCTCCGCTTTTTGGTTGAACACAGCCTTTGTCTGGATCGATATGGTCGGGTTTGCCTTGATCATCACCACAGTGATTCTGTTGACAAGGCAAGGGAGTTCAAGGGATTAA
- a CDS encoding superoxide dismutase, producing MQFLSVPPGQHRLPGLPYAYNALEPVISAHVLNLHYNQHHKSYVEGLNKAELALVDARQRQDFSLVKHWERELAFHGSGHILHSLYWTSMAPSGMGQGTPGPHTLTHMVNYFGSFHSFKEQFTSAANQVEASGWALLVWQPAWCRLEILTIEKHQNLYQAGGIPILVIDSWEHAYYLDYQNRRGDYVNNWWHIVNWYGVERRLEHAMQLLFPMALIP from the coding sequence ATGCAGTTTTTAAGCGTACCACCCGGCCAGCATCGATTGCCAGGACTTCCCTATGCTTATAACGCCTTAGAGCCGGTGATTAGTGCTCATGTCCTGAATCTACATTACAACCAGCATCACAAAAGTTATGTTGAAGGATTAAACAAAGCCGAGCTGGCTTTAGTCGATGCCCGGCAGCGGCAGGATTTCTCTTTGGTAAAGCACTGGGAACGGGAATTAGCTTTTCATGGCTCAGGGCACATTCTCCATAGCCTTTATTGGACCTCCATGGCCCCCTCAGGAATGGGCCAGGGTACCCCCGGCCCCCATACCCTCACCCATATGGTCAATTACTTTGGGAGTTTCCATAGCTTTAAAGAACAATTCACTTCCGCCGCCAACCAAGTGGAAGCCTCCGGCTGGGCATTGCTCGTATGGCAGCCGGCCTGGTGCAGGTTAGAGATTCTTACCATCGAGAAGCATCAAAACCTATACCAGGCCGGCGGAATCCCCATCCTGGTCATCGACTCCTGGGAACATGCCTATTATCTTGATTATCAAAACCGGCGCGGCGACTATGTCAACAACTGGTGGCATATCGTCAATTGGTATGGGGTGGAAAGACGTCTTGAGCATGCCATGCAATTGCTGTTCCCGATGGCGTTAATCCCTTGA
- a CDS encoding MerR family transcriptional regulator gives MFKIGEFSKLTQVSIRMLRYYDETGLLKPAEIDKLTSYRLYSANQISLLNKILFLRDLGFSVSEIGLALDRWNDGFITNLLDNKRLDIENTIKSAQDKLSKIELAKRDIRQEKIAIHYNVSIKSIPSYQVFSLRRIVSDYYAEGLLWKEMSAFANENDIPISDNTFTIYHDTDYREKNVDIEVCAPVARMGKDMNPFTYRNTEPVPIMACTMVCGPFENIAGAYLSLAEWLGEHSQYRMTGQSRQIVHRGPWNEETPDKYLTEIQIPLIKI, from the coding sequence ATGTTTAAGATAGGCGAATTTTCCAAACTGACACAAGTATCAATCCGTATGCTCCGCTATTATGATGAAACAGGTTTGCTAAAACCTGCGGAAATTGATAAATTGACAAGTTACAGACTATATTCAGCTAACCAAATTTCTCTATTGAACAAGATTTTATTTCTGCGGGATTTAGGCTTTAGTGTTTCGGAGATTGGGCTTGCTCTGGATAGGTGGAATGACGGATTTATTACTAACCTGCTTGACAATAAACGTCTGGACATTGAAAACACAATTAAATCTGCCCAGGATAAGCTATCTAAAATTGAACTGGCAAAAAGAGATATTCGGCAGGAAAAGATAGCGATCCATTACAATGTTTCAATTAAGTCCATTCCCAGTTATCAGGTGTTTTCTTTAAGGCGGATTGTTTCCGATTATTACGCCGAAGGTTTATTGTGGAAAGAAATGTCGGCTTTTGCTAATGAAAATGATATACCCATTTCAGATAATACTTTTACCATTTATCACGACACGGATTATAGGGAAAAGAATGTTGACATTGAAGTATGCGCTCCTGTAGCTCGAATGGGAAAAGATATGAACCCTTTTACATACCGGAATACCGAGCCTGTACCAATTATGGCATGTACTATGGTATGTGGCCCGTTTGAAAATATTGCGGGAGCATATCTTTCTTTGGCGGAGTGGTTAGGGGAACACAGTCAATATAGAATGACGGGGCAAAGCAGGCAAATTGTTCATCGTGGGCCTTGGAATGAAGAAACACCCGATAAATACTTGACTGAGATACAAATCCCCCTAATAAAAATATAG
- a CDS encoding SAM-dependent methyltransferase, with amino-acid sequence MQNFKVKPIGKISVNEDGMFIKLEQEYIPALQALNGFSHLNVLWWLSDSDNEEMRNILIAEQPYKKAPAIMGIFATRSPFRPNPMALTAVQIITIDYENGVIQIAYIDANDNSPVLDIKPYTPSLDRVETPGVPEWCCHWPKSLEESGNFDWGNEFNF; translated from the coding sequence ATGCAAAATTTTAAGGTTAAGCCTATTGGCAAAATCAGCGTCAACGAGGATGGAATGTTTATCAAACTTGAGCAGGAATATATTCCTGCTTTGCAAGCGTTAAACGGTTTTAGCCATCTCAATGTCCTTTGGTGGCTTAGCGATTCCGACAATGAGGAAATGAGAAATATTCTTATAGCAGAACAGCCGTACAAAAAGGCCCCGGCAATAATGGGTATTTTCGCCACAAGATCTCCTTTTCGTCCCAATCCCATGGCCTTAACGGCGGTACAAATTATCACTATTGATTATGAAAACGGTGTTATTCAAATTGCCTATATTGATGCCAACGACAATTCACCTGTACTTGATATAAAGCCGTACACGCCAAGCCTTGACAGAGTGGAAACTCCCGGTGTGCCGGAATGGTGTTGCCATTGGCCTAAGAGTTTAGAGGAATCCGGAAACTTTGACTGGGGAAATGAGTTTAATTTTTAG
- a CDS encoding CoA-binding protein has product MQNDIQEFLDQEIWAVVGVSKDPTKFGTKVYHKLKQCGYTVYPINPKLSELDGEPCFPSLSALPVRPDVVSLIVPPQISEQIIDQCAQLGIKRVWMQPGAESDEALMKGRANQMQLIAHECVLVEARSRR; this is encoded by the coding sequence ATGCAAAACGATATTCAAGAGTTCTTAGACCAGGAGATCTGGGCAGTAGTCGGAGTCTCTAAAGATCCGACCAAATTTGGCACAAAGGTCTACCATAAACTCAAACAATGCGGCTATACGGTGTATCCCATTAATCCCAAACTCTCTGAGCTGGACGGAGAGCCTTGTTTCCCCTCTTTAAGCGCCTTGCCCGTTCGCCCTGATGTGGTCAGCCTCATCGTCCCTCCTCAGATATCGGAACAAATTATTGACCAATGTGCCCAATTAGGTATCAAAAGGGTCTGGATGCAGCCTGGCGCCGAAAGCGATGAAGCCTTGATGAAAGGGCGCGCAAACCAAATGCAGCTGATTGCTCATGAATGCGTACTGGTTGAAGCCCGGTCCCGCCGCTAA
- a CDS encoding energy-coupling factor ABC transporter permease has translation MNKRIQLFIGLVLMMFFIPYKASAMHIMEGFLQPGWAIAWGALAIPFVVLGIFSIKKTISLNPRLKILLAMAGAFVFVLSALKLPSVTGSCSHPTGVGFGAILFGPTAMAVIGVIVLLFQALLLAHGGLTTLGANTFSMAVVGPFVAFGVYKLVQKFKGPQWLGVFLAASLGDLATYVMTSIQLALAFPSEVGGFAASLTKFASIFAVTQIPLAISEGILTVIIFNALASYGKSELQDLKLLTKEV, from the coding sequence ATGAACAAACGTATACAGCTCTTTATTGGTTTAGTCTTGATGATGTTTTTTATTCCTTATAAAGCATCGGCTATGCATATTATGGAAGGTTTTTTACAGCCGGGGTGGGCCATTGCCTGGGGAGCTTTAGCAATACCCTTTGTCGTGTTGGGTATCTTTTCGATTAAGAAAACCATTTCTCTTAATCCACGCTTGAAGATTCTTTTAGCTATGGCCGGGGCTTTTGTTTTTGTGCTTTCTGCTCTTAAATTACCCTCGGTTACCGGGAGCTGTTCCCATCCAACCGGAGTAGGCTTTGGTGCCATCCTATTTGGCCCCACAGCTATGGCAGTTATCGGCGTTATTGTCCTTTTGTTTCAGGCCTTGCTGCTGGCCCACGGCGGATTGACCACCTTAGGCGCCAATACCTTTTCTATGGCAGTGGTTGGTCCCTTTGTAGCCTTTGGCGTGTATAAACTGGTACAAAAATTTAAAGGACCACAATGGTTAGGTGTATTTCTGGCCGCGTCCTTAGGCGATTTGGCCACCTATGTCATGACTTCCATTCAATTGGCCCTTGCCTTCCCTTCGGAAGTGGGCGGTTTTGCTGCTTCTCTTACTAAATTTGCCAGTATCTTTGCTGTGACTCAGATACCCTTAGCGATCAGTGAGGGGATTCTGACTGTCATCATCTTCAACGCACTGGCCAGCTATGGAAAAAGTGAGCTGCAAGATCTCAAGCTGTTAACAAAGGAGGTATAA
- a CDS encoding energy-coupling factor ABC transporter substrate-binding protein: MANSGVEQTKRSTFKVNVLLFLLVVAITVIPLVLVQDAEFGGADGLAEEEILNIQEDYEPWFSPFFEPASGEIESLLFALQAGLGAGVIGFGLGYYKGRSKHD; this comes from the coding sequence ATGGCTAATTCAGGTGTAGAACAAACAAAACGATCCACTTTTAAGGTTAATGTGTTGTTATTCCTGCTTGTAGTGGCTATAACCGTTATTCCCTTAGTTCTTGTCCAGGACGCTGAATTCGGCGGGGCGGATGGTTTGGCCGAGGAAGAGATCCTGAATATTCAGGAGGATTATGAGCCTTGGTTTTCCCCCTTCTTTGAGCCGGCCAGCGGGGAAATCGAGAGCCTGCTCTTTGCCCTTCAAGCAGGCCTGGGAGCGGGAGTCATCGGTTTTGGCTTAGGTTATTATAAGGGCCGGAGTAAACACGATTAA
- the cbiQ gene encoding cobalt ECF transporter T component CbiQ, which yields MLNTDTYAYASRLKTIDPMQKFIVAFLTLGVCLWADQLFVSIAVIMFMSGVAIFFGGAPLSVWLKLMIIPMSFLMIGIFTIAVNISRDVYSFLWAYSIAGYWVGISENGIREGVNLFFRVLGSVSCLYFLSLSTPMVDLLSVLRRLRLPKLMVEMMGLIYRFIFVLLETAGTMLTAQNSRLGYVNLKTGYRSMGSLVSVLFIRAYKRSNELYTSLEARGYDGEIKVLEESYENNRNLVLLAVVINGAFVFLTLFLK from the coding sequence ATGCTGAATACGGATACTTATGCCTATGCTTCTCGACTTAAAACGATTGATCCTATGCAAAAATTCATCGTTGCCTTCTTGACCCTGGGAGTGTGTCTGTGGGCCGATCAATTGTTTGTTTCTATAGCCGTGATTATGTTCATGAGTGGAGTTGCCATATTCTTCGGAGGGGCACCTCTCTCTGTATGGCTAAAATTGATGATCATTCCTATGTCGTTTTTAATGATCGGTATTTTTACAATTGCCGTTAATATTTCTCGTGATGTTTACAGCTTTTTATGGGCCTATTCCATAGCAGGCTATTGGGTAGGCATTTCAGAAAATGGGATACGGGAAGGGGTTAATCTCTTTTTTCGGGTGCTCGGCTCTGTATCCTGCCTCTATTTTCTATCCCTAAGCACTCCCATGGTGGATTTGCTGTCCGTATTGAGGAGGCTCAGGCTGCCCAAACTTATGGTGGAAATGATGGGACTTATTTATCGTTTTATCTTCGTGCTTTTAGAGACTGCTGGCACCATGCTGACTGCTCAAAACTCCCGGCTGGGCTATGTCAATCTTAAAACCGGGTATCGCTCAATGGGGAGTTTGGTATCTGTCCTGTTCATTCGTGCTTATAAACGCTCTAATGAGCTGTATACTTCTTTAGAGGCCCGAGGATATGACGGAGAGATCAAGGTTCTGGAGGAAAGCTATGAGAATAATAGAAATTTAGTGCTTCTGGCCGTAGTGATCAATGGAGCGTTTGTCTTCCTGACATTATTTTTAAAATGA
- a CDS encoding ATP-binding cassette domain-containing protein: MPDNIMHLKDLHYHYPDGTHALKGINIVIPKGQVTALLGGNGAGKSTLFQHLNGILKPSSGEVFFGGQPVDYSRKGLMNLRQAVGMVFQDPDNQLFSASVYQDVSYGVLNLQLPKDEVQRRVEHALARTGISHLRHKPTHALSFGQKKRAAIAGVLAMEPQVLVLDEPTAGLDPKGISEIMELLLETLKGMDLTILIATHDIDIVPLYCDRVFVMDEGTVVLEGTCSEVFAKREMLRSVNLRLPRIGHLMEILKFKDGLAMDEIPMTISGARKVLKNLQQGKA; the protein is encoded by the coding sequence ATGCCGGATAACATCATGCATCTTAAAGATTTGCACTACCACTATCCTGATGGAACTCACGCTCTTAAGGGAATCAATATAGTGATTCCCAAGGGTCAGGTTACAGCACTGCTAGGTGGGAATGGGGCAGGCAAATCCACCCTGTTCCAGCATTTGAACGGAATTCTGAAACCCTCTTCAGGAGAGGTGTTTTTTGGCGGTCAGCCTGTTGATTACTCCCGGAAAGGGCTCATGAACCTTAGGCAGGCTGTGGGCATGGTGTTTCAAGATCCGGATAATCAGCTGTTTTCGGCAAGCGTCTATCAGGATGTTTCCTATGGAGTGCTGAATCTCCAATTGCCTAAGGATGAGGTGCAGAGAAGGGTAGAGCATGCTTTGGCAAGAACGGGGATTTCCCATCTTCGCCATAAGCCCACCCATGCCCTCAGTTTTGGACAGAAAAAACGTGCCGCTATTGCCGGAGTTTTGGCTATGGAACCTCAGGTCCTGGTACTGGATGAACCTACAGCAGGGCTGGACCCCAAAGGAATTTCGGAGATCATGGAGCTTCTCTTAGAGACGCTCAAAGGGATGGATCTAACCATCCTGATCGCCACCCATGATATCGACATTGTGCCTCTCTATTGTGATCGGGTCTTTGTTATGGATGAAGGAACAGTGGTCTTAGAAGGAACCTGCAGTGAGGTCTTTGCCAAACGGGAAATGCTGCGGTCTGTAAATCTTAGGTTACCGAGAATAGGCCATCTTATGGAGATTCTAAAGTTCAAAGACGGCTTGGCGATGGACGAAATTCCCATGACCATTTCAGGGGCAAGAAAAGTGCTGAAGAATTTACAGCAAGGGAAAGCTTGA
- a CDS encoding Txe/YoeB family addiction module toxin, giving the protein MIKVWSDEAWEDYLYWQTQDKKTLNRINRLIQDIDRNGHTGIGKAEPLKHEYHGCWSKRIDETNRLVYRIENGRLEILQCRTHYGDK; this is encoded by the coding sequence GTGATTAAGGTTTGGTCTGATGAAGCTTGGGAAGATTACCTATATTGGCAGACACAAGACAAAAAAACGCTGAATCGGATCAATAGGCTGATACAGGATATTGACCGCAACGGTCATACCGGTATAGGAAAAGCCGAACCGTTGAAGCATGAGTACCATGGCTGCTGGAGCAAGCGTATCGACGAAACAAACCGCCTGGTTTATCGCATTGAGAATGGCCGACTAGAAATCCTCCAGTGCCGAACACATTACGGAGACAAGTAA
- a CDS encoding type II toxin-antitoxin system RelB/DinJ family antitoxin, protein MAQTTLNVRIDESVKQQFDAFCTDVGMNSSVAVNLFVKAVLRERRIPFEIAASDDPFYFQANQERLKKSLEQLNAGKGTVHELIEVTGD, encoded by the coding sequence ATGGCTCAAACAACACTTAACGTCCGCATAGATGAATCAGTGAAGCAGCAATTTGACGCCTTTTGCACGGATGTGGGTATGAATTCTTCTGTCGCGGTCAATTTGTTTGTCAAAGCGGTTCTTCGTGAGCGCCGTATTCCCTTTGAAATCGCAGCAAGTGATGATCCTTTTTACTTTCAGGCCAATCAGGAGAGGCTCAAAAAATCCCTTGAACAACTTAACGCTGGTAAAGGAACTGTTCATGAATTGATCGAGGTGACAGGTGATTAA
- a CDS encoding tyrosine-type recombinase/integrase: protein MNSIRIHDLRHTVATILLDDGENPVNVSSLLGHAKTSTTLDIYGHSSLEGKAKAVSRLSNKIKAVK, encoded by the coding sequence ATCAACTCAATCCGCATTCATGACTTAAGGCACACTGTAGCCACAATTTTACTGGACGACGGAGAAAACCCTGTTAACGTGAGCAGCCTCCTGGGGCATGCCAAAACCAGCACAACGTTAGACATATATGGTCATAGTTCATTGGAAGGAAAGGCCAAAGCCGTATCCCGATTGAGTAACAAAATAAAAGCTGTAAAATAA
- a CDS encoding ATP-binding cassette domain-containing protein: MNTITILGGRDKAGKAEGLDPLILKKGEIYTIVGNTGSGKSRLIKDVEQLADGDSITGRRVLLDGKPVPRRERQAVSAGLVAHLGQNMRFMLDISVGDFVSLHARCRGKQVGLEAVLNLANCITPEPVVPEQHLNLLSGGQARALMIADLALICDSPVVLIDEIENAGIDKEKALELLRRQDKLVLVVTHDPHTALMAERRIVMGGGAVRAVVERTKEELTLFALLSRDYQRQRERQTLLRKGEHLI, translated from the coding sequence ATGAACACGATCACGATCCTTGGCGGCCGGGATAAGGCCGGAAAAGCGGAGGGTCTGGACCCTCTTATCCTCAAAAAAGGTGAAATCTATACCATTGTGGGCAATACCGGTTCGGGCAAAAGCCGGCTCATTAAGGATGTGGAGCAGCTGGCCGACGGGGATTCCATCACCGGGCGCCGGGTGCTCCTGGACGGGAAGCCGGTTCCCCGCAGAGAGCGCCAGGCAGTCTCTGCCGGACTGGTAGCCCATCTGGGCCAGAATATGCGCTTTATGCTGGACATCTCGGTGGGGGATTTTGTGAGCCTCCACGCTCGTTGCCGGGGAAAACAAGTTGGCCTGGAGGCAGTATTGAACCTGGCCAACTGCATCACTCCGGAGCCTGTGGTGCCGGAGCAGCACTTGAATCTACTGAGCGGAGGCCAGGCCCGGGCCCTGATGATTGCCGACCTTGCTTTAATCTGTGACAGCCCGGTGGTTCTGATCGACGAGATCGAGAACGCCGGCATCGACAAGGAAAAAGCCCTGGAACTTCTGCGCCGCCAGGATAAGTTGGTTCTGGTCGTTACTCACGATCCCCATACCGCCCTGATGGCGGAGCGGCGCATCGTCATGGGCGGCGGGGCTGTCCGCGCCGTGGTGGAGCGGACGAAAGAAGAATTGACCCTCTTTGCCCTGCTCAGCAGGGACTATCAGCGGCAGCGGGAGCGGCAAACCCTCTTGCGGAAAGGAGAGCATTTAATATGA